A window of the Brassica napus cultivar Da-Ae chromosome C5, Da-Ae, whole genome shotgun sequence genome harbors these coding sequences:
- the LOC106443336 gene encoding putative F-box protein At1g47390, producing the protein MANKENLPWDLIVEILSHVPPKSLVRFRTVSKQWNTLINDKAFINNNKTTSQFFLATKSKIYGIRVNPKIEVSELTLDIPALEYLLPRHLINCEGLLLCSMGKGAVVWNPYLGQTRWIEPESNHPLIKFYGIGYDYDNRYKTLASYKKYWATKTSWKTHDFSSDAWKDLHTMVMKSDSSTHQKGGSITFHTTCGLSLNGTWYRIASYDKAKYLFFLINFDFSIQAFYKFCDLPCEDNHHQDTLVIGAFKGDRFSLLKQSHLTKKIQIWLTTNKIHKKGGADVEWMNFMEVSAPNLPTLVQTRSYSQPSFFIDDKRLVVCSCDETGRAWIYVVGNNNLIRKIKIDLVVDPWPLHCSFTPSLISVPRGQEGEAKLQL; encoded by the coding sequence ATGGCGaacaaggagaaccttccatggGATTTGATTGTAGAGATCCTCTCTCATGTCCCTCCTAAATCTCTTGTCCGATTCAGAACCGTATCTAAGCAATGGAACACTCTTATCAACGACAAGgccttcatcaacaacaacaagacgACGTCTCAATTCTTCTTAGCAACCAAATCCAAGATTTATGGAATAAGAGTTAATCCAAAGATAGAGGTCAGTGAGTTAACATTAGATATTCCCGCTTTAGAATATCTGTTACCTAGGCATTTGATCAATTGCGAAGGGCTTTTGCTATGTTCAATGGGTAAAGGAGCTGTGGTTTGGAACCCGTATTTAGGACAGACTAGATGGATCGAGCCCGAGAGTAACCACCCTCTCATTAAATTTTATGGCATAGGTTATGATTATGATAATCGTTACAAGACCCTTGCATCTTATAAGAAGTACTGGGCTACCAAGACATCTTGGAAAACCCATGACTTTTCGTCTGATGCATGGAAGGACCTACACACTATGGTCATGAAATCTGATAGTAGTACTCATCAGAAAGGAGGATCTATTACATTTCACACCACATGTGGTTTATCGTTGAATGGAACTTGGTATCGGATTGCTTCTTATGACAAAGCAAAGTACTTGTTCTTCCTAATTAACTTTGATTTTTCGATCCAAGCATTCTACAAATTCTGTGATCTACCTTGTGAAGATAATCATCATCAGGATACTCTTGTTATTGGGGCTTTCAAAGGAGATCGGTTTTCATTGTTAAAGCAATCCCATCTAACAAAGAAGATTCAGATTTGGCTGACCACGAACAAGATTCATAAAAAGGGTGGTGCAGATGTGGAGTGGATGAATTTCATGGAAGTGTCAGCTCCTAACTTACCAACTCTAGTACAGACTAGATCCTACTCGCAGCCAAGTTTCTTCATCGATGATAAAAGACTTGTAGTGTGTTCTTGTGACGAAACTGGTCGGGCTTGGATCTATGTTGTGGGGAACAATAACTTgatcagaaaaataaaaatagatcttGTTGTAGATCCTTGGCCTTTGCATTGTTCCTTTACTCCTAGTTTGATCTCGGTTCCTCGAGGTCAAGAAGGAGaagcaaaattacaactttaA